One genomic region from Conexibacter woesei Iso977N encodes:
- a CDS encoding LacI family DNA-binding transcriptional regulator has product MARLSGVSIGTVSRALNGYADVSPDTRERIVRLAEELDYTPSASARTLVTQRSHVVGVFLDTGEGHPDLQHPFFHEVLVGVQETAGQQGFDLLLFATEQPGNGYGRHNYVKRCRHHNVDGVILMGVDHHDEEVRRLTASTIPTIGVDVQLLGGRATSYVSSDNAAGGRLAVDHLAALGHRRIATIHGPTETLAGLDRLKGYREALQEHGLAYRDEYVVQGDFYVDSGHAAAARLLDLEEPPTAIVAASDLMAVGAIRAAAERDLLAPRDLSVIGFDDIMLAAHLQPGLTTLRQDKAGLGAAAARAVLALAGTERGDGAGETAPEPTTLPVELVVRGTTTPPLGG; this is encoded by the coding sequence TTGGCACGCCTGTCCGGCGTCTCGATCGGCACCGTCAGCCGTGCGCTGAACGGCTACGCCGACGTGAGCCCGGACACCCGTGAGCGGATCGTACGCCTCGCCGAGGAGCTCGACTACACGCCGAGCGCGTCGGCCCGGACCCTCGTCACGCAGCGCAGCCACGTCGTCGGCGTCTTCCTCGACACCGGCGAGGGCCACCCGGACCTGCAGCACCCGTTCTTCCACGAGGTCCTCGTCGGCGTGCAGGAGACCGCGGGCCAGCAGGGCTTCGACCTGCTGCTGTTCGCGACCGAGCAGCCCGGCAACGGCTACGGCCGCCACAACTACGTCAAGCGCTGCCGCCACCACAACGTCGACGGCGTGATCCTGATGGGCGTCGACCACCACGACGAGGAGGTCCGGCGCCTCACCGCGTCGACGATCCCGACGATCGGCGTCGACGTCCAGCTGCTCGGCGGCCGCGCCACCTCCTACGTCTCGTCCGACAACGCCGCCGGCGGCCGCCTGGCCGTCGATCACCTTGCGGCGCTTGGGCATCGGCGGATCGCGACGATCCACGGGCCGACCGAGACGCTCGCCGGCCTCGACCGCCTCAAGGGCTACCGGGAAGCCCTCCAGGAACACGGCCTCGCCTACCGCGACGAGTACGTCGTCCAGGGCGACTTCTACGTCGACTCCGGCCACGCGGCGGCCGCGCGCCTGCTCGACCTCGAGGAGCCGCCGACCGCGATCGTCGCGGCGTCGGACCTCATGGCCGTCGGTGCGATCCGCGCCGCCGCCGAGCGCGACCTGCTCGCGCCGCGCGACCTCAGCGTCATCGGCTTCGACGACATCATGCTTGCCGCCCACCTCCAGCCGGGGCTCACGACGCTCCGCCAGGACAAGGCCGGCCTCGGGGCAGCAGCGGCTCGCGCGGTCCTCGCGCTCGCCGGCACCGAGCGAGGCGACGGCGCGGGGGAGACCGCGCCCGAGCCGACCACGCTGCCCGTGGAGCTCGTCGTCCGCGGCACCACCACGCCCCCGCTGGGCGGGTAA
- a CDS encoding LysR family transcriptional regulator — protein sequence MDLRQLRYLDAVASARSFTAAALDLHVAQSALSQQVAKLERELGVELLRRTTRRVEVTEAGQVVLERARRAMAEADAIREDLDALRGLVRGSLRIGGVPPVSGLHPAKLIAEFAAQHPGVDLTIREDVAARLIDELGKGRLDLVMALIDPTTLPPTLQGRRLTDEELVLILAPDHPLARRRRIPHAALQGERLVAYGAGSALRAELERLVEQPQVIAEANELGTLQELVALGLGVTLMPSAVVASTPPTTLAVRPLHPRVRVPVSLLWRAHERPTPAAAAFRDHVIQATTIRS from the coding sequence ATGGATCTCCGCCAGCTGCGCTACCTCGACGCGGTCGCGAGCGCTCGCTCGTTCACCGCCGCCGCGCTCGACCTCCACGTCGCGCAGTCCGCGCTCTCGCAGCAGGTCGCCAAGCTCGAACGGGAACTTGGGGTGGAACTGCTCAGACGCACGACGCGCCGCGTCGAGGTGACCGAGGCGGGGCAAGTTGTCCTGGAACGCGCCCGCCGCGCGATGGCCGAGGCCGACGCGATCCGCGAGGACCTCGACGCGCTGCGCGGCCTCGTCCGCGGCTCGCTGCGGATCGGCGGCGTCCCGCCGGTCTCGGGCCTGCACCCGGCCAAGCTGATCGCCGAGTTCGCGGCGCAGCATCCGGGCGTCGACCTGACGATCCGCGAGGACGTCGCCGCGCGGCTGATCGACGAGCTGGGCAAGGGCCGCCTCGACCTGGTGATGGCGCTGATCGACCCCACCACCTTGCCGCCCACCCTCCAAGGCCGCCGGCTCACCGACGAGGAGCTGGTCCTGATCCTCGCCCCCGACCACCCGCTCGCCCGGCGCAGGCGCATCCCCCACGCCGCGCTGCAGGGCGAGCGCCTCGTCGCCTACGGCGCCGGCAGCGCCCTGCGCGCCGAGCTGGAGCGACTTGTAGAACAACCCCAGGTCATCGCGGAAGCCAACGAGCTCGGCACGCTCCAGGAGCTCGTCGCACTCGGCCTCGGCGTCACGCTGATGCCCAGCGCGGTGGTGGCATCGACACCACCAACAACGCTCGCCGTCCGCCCCCTGCACCCCAGGGTCCGGGTGCCCGTCAGCCTCCTCTGGCGCGCCCACGAGCGACCCACCCCCGCGGCCGCCGCGTTCCGCGACCACGTCATCCAGGCGACCACAATTCGCTCTTGA
- a CDS encoding methylated-DNA--[protein]-cysteine S-methyltransferase, with protein sequence MQQYTLIGPDNVPYRTPVPGALGGHRADRIYGRLDCRGAARAIARGGYVTQRVFFADEATAVAAGYRPCHTCLPEAYNNWKERTAMPLDHTIVSTPIGDVLLLGDADALSEIRFDATQIPPGSRRVDDGVLGAAARQLQEYARGERETFDVPLQPRFGGAFERRVWAYVAQIPYGTTTTYGEIAQALDAPGSARAVGAANGRNPIPILVPCHRVIGARGALTGYAGGLDNKRLLLEHEGALLAV encoded by the coding sequence ATGCAGCAGTACACGCTGATCGGCCCGGACAACGTCCCGTACCGCACGCCCGTGCCCGGCGCGCTCGGCGGCCATCGCGCCGACCGGATCTACGGGCGGCTCGACTGCCGCGGCGCCGCCCGCGCGATCGCCCGCGGCGGCTACGTCACCCAGCGGGTCTTCTTCGCCGACGAGGCGACCGCGGTGGCCGCCGGCTACCGCCCGTGCCACACCTGCCTCCCCGAGGCCTACAACAACTGGAAGGAGCGCACCGCCATGCCGCTCGACCACACCATCGTGTCCACCCCGATCGGCGACGTCCTCCTGCTCGGCGACGCCGACGCGCTCTCCGAGATCCGCTTCGACGCCACGCAGATCCCGCCCGGATCGCGCCGCGTCGACGACGGCGTCCTCGGCGCGGCCGCGCGCCAGCTGCAGGAGTACGCGCGCGGCGAGCGCGAGACCTTCGACGTCCCGCTCCAGCCCCGCTTCGGCGGCGCCTTCGAGCGCCGCGTCTGGGCGTACGTCGCGCAGATCCCCTACGGCACGACGACGACCTACGGCGAGATCGCGCAGGCGCTCGACGCGCCCGGCTCGGCCCGCGCAGTCGGCGCCGCCAACGGCCGCAACCCGATCCCGATCCTCGTCCCCTGCCACCGCGTCATCGGCGCCAGGGGCGCGCTGACCGGCTACGCCGGCGGCCTCGACAACAAGCGCCTCCTGCTCGAGCACGAAGGCGCGCTGCTCGCGGTCTGA
- a CDS encoding NHL repeat-containing protein — translation MLRRRRLLPSLLIAAGALLAAAVATPTAALADCPGSSSVTCAYASVSQTGFRGGGVLRFPQAVAVGPDGNVYVTDQGSHLVQKFTPAGQWLMDIGSAGTRPGELSAIGAIAVTGDNQVVVADGGSNRVVRFSGDSGGLIGSWGGPGNDLGKFHFGAGGGNDAAAGGGLAASGSTLYIVDTGNDRVVRFQADGGGGSEIVPPGTLQNPRGVAVRGTRMLVADDQHHRVAAFDTGGHLLASIGAGQGAGPGQLNFPYGVAIDAQGRVFVADDMNQRIVRYSTPATKYQYKARWGSYGTGPGQLAYPRGAATNTSGELFVANTGNDRIDVFDASGTLKRSFGTSGRASGQFDAPLGAAADSSGIRAVTDSVNGRVQLLNPDNSIATTWGSPNPGPTILPDPVAVAFDNAGNGYVLDQRRSRIVVFDRASAQTPRSIGSEGSGPGQLQSPTALSIDIGGNIAVADYGNARIARFSTSGQYLGSFPTEAGPRGVAVAPDGSRIWVAEADNHIRVYDPTGMELADYGGTGSKVGKFNAPAQIALDAGGNLWVADRGNNRIQELGPNGERLGAFGTRGTGDGSFIHPTGVSVDCNNKLTVTDTENNRVSTFQLAAGAATGCGQLAAPGAAPVLKSPTLPEPLGPQLTVKILRKAGVLSARNLPVRIGCDTTCDLTATATIVQRGTARIIKKGRKKKVVKPVSIDLPPIKVSIPAGTSRIVRLQISKAQAAKLRKALGRQKGLDVTLQLEATAAAGQPTSEAERIQATA, via the coding sequence ATGCTCCGTAGACGACGCCTCCTGCCCTCGCTCCTGATCGCGGCCGGCGCCCTCCTCGCCGCGGCCGTGGCGACGCCGACCGCTGCGCTCGCCGACTGCCCCGGCAGCTCGTCGGTCACGTGCGCGTACGCGTCGGTCAGCCAGACCGGCTTCCGCGGCGGCGGCGTGCTGCGCTTCCCGCAGGCGGTCGCCGTCGGCCCCGACGGCAACGTCTACGTGACCGATCAGGGCTCGCATCTGGTCCAGAAGTTCACGCCCGCCGGCCAGTGGCTGATGGACATCGGCAGCGCGGGCACGCGCCCCGGCGAGCTGAGCGCGATCGGCGCGATCGCGGTCACCGGCGACAACCAGGTCGTCGTCGCCGACGGCGGCAGCAACCGCGTCGTGCGCTTCAGCGGCGACTCGGGCGGGCTGATCGGGTCCTGGGGCGGGCCGGGCAACGACCTCGGGAAGTTCCACTTCGGCGCGGGCGGCGGCAACGACGCCGCGGCGGGCGGCGGGCTGGCGGCGTCCGGATCGACGCTGTACATCGTCGACACCGGCAACGACCGCGTCGTCCGCTTCCAGGCCGACGGCGGCGGCGGCAGCGAGATCGTCCCGCCCGGGACGCTGCAGAACCCGCGCGGCGTCGCGGTCCGCGGCACCCGGATGCTCGTCGCCGACGACCAACATCATCGTGTCGCCGCCTTCGACACCGGCGGGCACCTGCTGGCGTCGATCGGCGCGGGCCAGGGCGCGGGGCCGGGCCAGCTGAACTTCCCCTACGGCGTCGCGATCGACGCGCAGGGCCGCGTGTTCGTCGCCGACGACATGAACCAGCGGATCGTCCGCTACTCGACGCCCGCGACCAAGTACCAGTACAAGGCGCGCTGGGGCTCGTACGGCACCGGACCCGGGCAGCTCGCCTACCCGCGCGGCGCGGCGACCAACACCAGCGGCGAGCTGTTCGTCGCCAACACCGGCAACGACCGGATCGACGTGTTCGACGCCTCGGGCACGCTCAAGCGCTCGTTCGGCACGTCGGGCCGCGCGTCGGGTCAGTTCGACGCGCCGCTGGGCGCCGCCGCCGACAGCTCGGGCATCCGGGCGGTCACCGACTCGGTCAACGGGCGCGTGCAGCTGCTCAACCCGGACAACTCGATCGCGACGACGTGGGGCTCGCCCAACCCCGGGCCGACGATCCTGCCCGACCCGGTCGCGGTCGCCTTCGACAACGCAGGCAATGGCTATGTGTTGGACCAGCGCCGCTCGCGGATCGTGGTCTTCGACCGCGCGAGCGCGCAGACGCCGCGCTCGATCGGCTCGGAGGGCAGCGGCCCCGGGCAGCTGCAGTCGCCGACCGCGCTGTCGATCGACATCGGCGGCAACATCGCCGTGGCCGACTACGGCAACGCCCGGATCGCGCGCTTCAGCACCAGCGGCCAGTACCTGGGGTCCTTCCCGACCGAGGCCGGCCCGCGCGGCGTCGCGGTCGCGCCCGACGGCTCGAGGATCTGGGTCGCCGAGGCCGACAACCACATCCGCGTCTACGACCCGACCGGCATGGAGCTGGCCGACTACGGCGGGACCGGTTCGAAGGTCGGGAAGTTCAACGCCCCGGCGCAGATCGCGCTCGACGCGGGCGGCAACCTGTGGGTCGCCGACCGCGGCAACAACCGGATCCAGGAGCTCGGGCCCAACGGCGAGCGGCTCGGCGCGTTCGGCACGCGCGGGACCGGCGACGGGTCGTTCATCCACCCGACCGGCGTGAGCGTCGACTGCAACAACAAGCTGACGGTCACCGACACGGAGAACAACCGCGTGTCGACGTTCCAGCTCGCGGCCGGCGCCGCGACCGGCTGCGGTCAGCTCGCCGCGCCCGGGGCCGCGCCGGTCCTGAAGTCGCCGACGCTGCCGGAGCCGCTCGGCCCGCAGCTGACGGTCAAGATCCTGCGCAAGGCCGGCGTGCTGAGCGCGCGCAACCTGCCGGTCCGGATCGGCTGCGACACGACGTGCGACCTGACCGCGACCGCCACGATCGTCCAGCGCGGGACGGCCAGGATCATCAAGAAGGGCAGGAAGAAGAAGGTCGTCAAGCCGGTCTCGATCGACCTGCCGCCGATCAAGGTCAGCATCCCGGCGGGGACGTCGAGGATCGTCCGGCTGCAGATCAGCAAGGCCCAGGCCGCGAAGCTGAGGAAGGCGCTCGGCAGGCAGAAGGGCCTCGACGTGACCCTGCAGCTCGAGGCGACGGCCGCCGCCGGCCAGCCGACCAGCGAGGCCGAGCGGATCCAGGCGACGGCCTAG
- a CDS encoding transaminase translates to MAAPSAPTSDLDRTRLQAMLDREREAFAASHPKSLALAERAKGALLHGVPMPWMQKWAGGAPVFLAEARGARVTDVDGNEYVDVALGDTGSLPGHSPQATVDAITERISGRGGITTMMPTEDAIAVGEELGRRFGVPAWQFALSATDANRFALRMARQVQRRSRIMIFLHAYHGTVDETVATLDEQGHVVAREGNVGAPVDPALTTKVVPFNDLDAVRAALAPRDVAVVIAEPAMTNVGMVLPEDGFLKGLEEACAETGTLLIYDETHTMSMGTGGCVRAWNLNPDAVTLGKALGAGVPIGAYGLSEDFAARVVADREGDYLDWGGVGGTLAGNALSLAAARATLTDVLTDEAYGAMLLTCEHYVAGVQDVFAKHGAPWHIVGLGSRAEFGFTPHAHATGADAHDAIDPLLDDRIHAALLNRGVMLTPFHNMALVGPATTVADVDRVVGALDAVVGEIFTQAA, encoded by the coding sequence ATGGCCGCTCCGTCTGCTCCGACCTCCGACCTCGACCGCACGCGCCTCCAGGCCATGCTCGACCGGGAGCGGGAGGCGTTCGCCGCGTCGCACCCCAAGTCGCTGGCGCTGGCCGAGCGGGCGAAGGGCGCGCTGCTGCACGGCGTCCCGATGCCGTGGATGCAGAAGTGGGCCGGTGGCGCGCCGGTGTTCCTCGCCGAGGCGCGGGGCGCGCGGGTCACCGACGTGGACGGCAACGAGTACGTGGACGTCGCGCTCGGCGATACCGGCTCGCTGCCGGGCCACTCGCCGCAGGCGACGGTCGACGCCATCACCGAGCGGATCTCCGGCCGCGGCGGGATCACCACCATGATGCCCACGGAGGACGCGATCGCCGTCGGCGAGGAGCTCGGCCGGCGCTTCGGCGTCCCGGCGTGGCAGTTCGCGCTCAGCGCCACCGACGCCAACCGCTTCGCCCTGCGGATGGCGCGCCAGGTGCAGAGGCGGAGCAGGATCATGATCTTCCTGCACGCCTACCACGGCACCGTGGACGAGACGGTCGCCACGCTGGACGAGCAAGGCCATGTGGTTGCTCGTGAGGGCAACGTCGGCGCGCCGGTCGACCCCGCGCTGACGACCAAGGTGGTGCCCTTCAACGACCTCGACGCGGTCCGCGCCGCGCTCGCCCCGCGCGACGTCGCGGTCGTCATCGCCGAGCCCGCGATGACCAACGTCGGCATGGTCCTCCCGGAGGACGGGTTCCTGAAGGGGTTGGAGGAGGCGTGCGCCGAGACCGGCACGTTGCTGATCTACGACGAGACCCACACGATGTCGATGGGCACCGGCGGCTGCGTGCGCGCGTGGAACCTGAACCCCGACGCGGTCACGCTCGGCAAGGCGCTCGGCGCGGGCGTCCCGATCGGCGCCTACGGCCTGAGCGAGGACTTCGCCGCGCGCGTCGTCGCCGACCGCGAGGGCGACTACCTCGACTGGGGCGGCGTCGGCGGCACGCTGGCCGGCAACGCGCTGTCGCTCGCCGCCGCGCGCGCGACGCTCACCGACGTCCTCACCGACGAGGCCTACGGCGCGATGCTGCTCACGTGCGAGCACTACGTCGCGGGCGTGCAGGACGTCTTCGCCAAGCACGGCGCGCCGTGGCACATCGTCGGCCTCGGCTCCCGCGCCGAGTTCGGCTTCACGCCCCACGCCCATGCCACCGGCGCCGACGCGCACGACGCGATCGACCCGCTGCTGGACGACCGCATCCACGCCGCGCTCCTGAACCGCGGCGTGATGCTGACGCCGTTCCACAACATGGCGCTGGTCGGCCCGGCGACGACGGTCGCCGACGTCGACCGCGTCGTTGGCGCGCTCGACGCCGTCGTGGGGGAGATCTTCACCCAGGCCGCGTAG
- a CDS encoding NAD-dependent epimerase/dehydratase family protein, translated as MKAFVTGASGFIGRALLTRLAADGWDVGGVDLVADAARGVVAGDIAEPGAWQDAAAGADVVIHTAAVVSMRGDDPRAVWRVNALGTARALEAARRAGAARFVHLSSVTVFGFAFPDGVDESYPCEPNGVPYVDTKIASEALVLRAHAAGEIDCTVIRPGDVYGPGSRPWTLLPLEELRRNRFILPARGRGIFSPVYIDNLVDGIVAAAQSPAASGGVFSLSDGAGVTTHEFFHHYAKLLDKPLRSVPTPLAVRLAAVASLAARGRTEVNASSARYLARTGTYSIARARETFGYAPTIDLTEGMTRTAAWLRAERLV; from the coding sequence ATGAAGGCCTTCGTCACGGGCGCGTCGGGGTTCATCGGGCGGGCGCTGCTCACGCGGTTGGCCGCGGACGGCTGGGATGTTGGTGGTGTCGACCTGGTCGCCGATGCTGCGCGCGGGGTCGTCGCGGGCGACATCGCCGAGCCGGGTGCCTGGCAGGACGCGGCGGCCGGCGCCGACGTCGTGATCCACACCGCCGCGGTCGTCTCGATGCGCGGCGACGACCCGCGCGCGGTCTGGCGGGTCAACGCGCTCGGCACCGCGCGGGCGCTGGAGGCGGCGCGCCGGGCGGGCGCCGCGCGCTTCGTGCACCTGAGCTCCGTGACCGTCTTCGGCTTCGCGTTCCCGGACGGCGTCGACGAGTCGTATCCGTGCGAGCCCAACGGCGTCCCGTACGTCGACACGAAGATCGCGAGCGAGGCGCTGGTCCTCCGCGCGCACGCGGCGGGCGAGATCGACTGCACGGTGATCCGCCCCGGCGACGTCTACGGTCCCGGCTCGCGCCCGTGGACGCTGCTGCCGCTGGAGGAGCTGAGGCGCAACCGCTTCATCCTGCCCGCGCGCGGCCGCGGCATCTTCTCGCCCGTGTACATCGACAACCTGGTCGACGGCATCGTCGCGGCGGCGCAGTCCCCGGCGGCGTCCGGCGGCGTCTTCTCGCTCAGCGACGGGGCGGGCGTGACGACCCACGAGTTCTTCCATCACTACGCCAAGTTGTTGGACAAGCCGCTCCGCTCGGTCCCGACACCGCTGGCCGTCCGCCTCGCCGCCGTCGCCTCCCTCGCCGCCCGCGGCCGCACCGAGGTCAACGCCTCCTCGGCCCGCTACCTCGCCCGCACCGGCACGTACTCCATCGCGCGCGCCCGCGAGACCTTCGGCTACGCCCCCACCATCGACCTCACCGAAGGCATGACCCGTACCGCCGCCTGGCTTCGCGCCGAGCGGCTCGTCTGA
- the ybaK gene encoding Cys-tRNA(Pro) deacylase, whose product MAGRQTPATRAADAAGIAYTLHEYEHDPRAESYAGEAAAVLGLDPDRVFKTLVVAVDDGDLAVAVVPASGSLDLKAVGKRAAMADPARAERVTGYVAGGISPLGQRRALATYVDETAELWDTVYVSAGRRGLEIELAPGDLVALTGAEVRALGRAS is encoded by the coding sequence ATGGCCGGGCGACAGACACCGGCGACGCGCGCGGCCGACGCCGCGGGCATCGCCTACACCTTGCACGAGTACGAGCACGATCCGCGCGCCGAGTCCTATGCGGGCGAGGCGGCGGCGGTGCTCGGGCTCGACCCGGACCGGGTCTTCAAGACGCTTGTTGTAGCGGTTGACGACGGTGACCTCGCGGTCGCCGTCGTTCCCGCGTCCGGGTCGCTCGACCTCAAGGCCGTGGGCAAGCGCGCGGCGATGGCCGACCCGGCGCGGGCCGAGAGGGTGACCGGCTACGTCGCGGGCGGGATCTCGCCGCTGGGCCAGCGGCGCGCGCTGGCGACCTACGTGGACGAGACCGCCGAGCTGTGGGACACCGTGTACGTCTCGGCCGGGCGGCGCGGGCTGGAGATCGAGCTGGCGCCGGGCGACCTGGTGGCCTTGACCGGCGCGGAGGTCCGCGCCCTGGGGAGAGCATCATGA
- a CDS encoding choice-of-anchor D domain-containing protein, with the protein MSSILKPRRGMLTALLAAALFTLALPVASAQASPATATCNIDDFTFGSGCSVTFPDTATGDTSTITVTLNAGLMSGNGAVGLSSSDPYYTLSNDTCSGTTLSMGGSCTFDLVFAPLDDGTAATHSRATAGLDVSEGGMPDGTLNIDAQQHTGAGGPPPTPSYSGTVSPASKDFGSATVGAGVSQTFTLTGTSSDPLEVTGVAIAGTDTGDYTIDSDTCTGATLNQSDTCAVGVTFAAPSSNGPQRASSATLAFTSNADTAISVALSGTVLHQARPGGTVTAGGGSFSGVTAGTTATKTYTLTGTASDPLTVAASSISGADRADYSIVSDGCDGHTLNLADTCAITVRFAPAAASASRSSAAQLDVASDAVSAVSAPLSGTVVAVPAPNPALSYALGDTPFNGGDRVVFTNSGNVPLHLTGATVAGQGAANVVLTGDDCKDVTLAVGATCDVGVKTSVILAGPIHATVTVGGDAGASLTISSAGSTVALSTDPGDSTSTATVGDVVRKTYTFKNGSAIGAHLTGATASGDAGFAVTADTCRDVTLAAGAACTVDTAFTMSGVGTHAGTLKVDGEGAGGSVTTSITATAITFTLPQEQPQAPAAPPTTAAAKDAGALFGQLSPSGGGSGFQAQFSDSSSVALAKGVVTVAVVRNGQTVATDHDADANAFMIAVLTMGPDDELVVAGVPLSAIAKASLIESLRAKADQRATAAAVKKVARPKIIGKTCANGRCKVKLQWPKTPGIYGATIAVGHKATGKADGYALAAVVLPRVTVPKALPTCVTLGQRAATNSVKLGVSPATKVTWTLSAAAKQPREPRGCADSRRWPTLKASSKTLASGVVAGGSPSRTTSMAKILNKVRLAKLKPGFYRVRFGATSAGMRSAPLDWWIQVLPREAAAGS; encoded by the coding sequence GTGTCCAGCATCCTGAAGCCGCGCCGCGGCATGCTCACTGCGCTGCTCGCCGCGGCCCTCTTCACGCTCGCCCTCCCGGTCGCCTCCGCCCAGGCGTCGCCGGCGACCGCCACCTGCAACATCGACGACTTCACGTTCGGGTCCGGCTGCTCGGTGACGTTCCCCGACACGGCGACCGGCGACACCAGCACGATCACCGTGACGCTCAACGCCGGCCTGATGAGCGGCAACGGCGCCGTGGGCCTCTCGAGCTCCGACCCCTACTACACGCTCAGCAACGACACCTGCAGCGGGACGACGCTGTCGATGGGCGGGTCGTGCACGTTCGACCTCGTGTTCGCGCCGCTCGACGACGGCACGGCCGCGACCCACTCGCGGGCCACGGCCGGCCTCGACGTCAGCGAGGGCGGGATGCCCGACGGCACGCTGAACATCGACGCCCAGCAGCACACCGGCGCCGGCGGGCCGCCGCCCACGCCGTCCTACTCCGGCACCGTCTCGCCGGCGTCCAAGGACTTCGGCAGCGCGACGGTCGGCGCCGGCGTCTCGCAGACCTTCACCCTGACCGGCACGTCGAGCGACCCGCTGGAGGTCACCGGTGTCGCGATCGCCGGCACGGACACCGGCGACTACACGATCGACTCGGACACCTGCACCGGCGCCACGCTGAACCAGAGCGACACCTGCGCCGTCGGCGTCACCTTCGCGGCGCCGTCGTCCAACGGTCCGCAGCGCGCCTCGTCGGCGACGCTCGCCTTCACGTCCAACGCCGACACGGCGATCAGCGTCGCGCTCAGCGGCACGGTCCTGCACCAGGCCCGCCCCGGCGGCACGGTCACGGCGGGCGGCGGTTCGTTCTCCGGGGTCACCGCGGGCACGACGGCGACCAAGACCTACACGTTGACCGGCACGGCGAGCGACCCGCTGACGGTGGCGGCGTCCTCGATCTCCGGCGCCGACAGGGCCGACTACAGCATCGTCAGCGACGGCTGCGACGGCCACACGCTGAACCTCGCCGACACCTGCGCGATCACCGTGCGCTTCGCGCCGGCCGCCGCGTCGGCGTCACGCAGCTCGGCGGCGCAGCTCGACGTCGCGTCCGACGCGGTCAGCGCGGTCAGCGCCCCGCTGAGCGGGACGGTCGTCGCGGTGCCCGCGCCGAACCCCGCGCTCAGCTACGCGCTCGGCGACACGCCGTTCAACGGCGGCGACCGCGTCGTGTTCACCAACAGCGGCAACGTCCCGCTGCACCTGACCGGCGCGACGGTCGCCGGCCAGGGCGCCGCTAACGTCGTCCTCACGGGCGACGACTGCAAGGACGTCACGCTCGCGGTCGGCGCGACGTGTGACGTCGGCGTCAAGACCAGCGTGATCCTGGCGGGCCCGATCCACGCGACCGTCACGGTCGGCGGCGACGCCGGCGCGTCGCTCACGATCAGCAGCGCCGGCTCGACCGTGGCGCTGAGCACCGACCCGGGCGACAGCACGTCGACGGCGACCGTCGGCGACGTCGTGCGCAAGACCTACACCTTCAAGAACGGGAGCGCGATCGGCGCGCACCTGACCGGCGCGACCGCGTCCGGCGACGCCGGGTTCGCGGTCACGGCCGACACCTGCAGGGACGTCACGCTCGCCGCGGGCGCCGCCTGCACGGTCGACACCGCGTTCACGATGAGCGGCGTGGGCACGCACGCCGGCACGCTGAAGGTCGACGGCGAGGGTGCCGGCGGCAGCGTCACGACGAGCATCACCGCGACCGCGATCACGTTCACGCTGCCCCAGGAGCAGCCACAGGCCCCGGCCGCGCCGCCGACGACCGCCGCCGCCAAGGACGCCGGTGCGCTCTTCGGCCAGCTCTCGCCGAGCGGGGGCGGGAGCGGCTTCCAGGCGCAGTTCTCGGACAGCTCCTCGGTCGCCCTGGCCAAGGGCGTGGTGACGGTGGCCGTCGTGCGCAACGGCCAGACCGTGGCCACCGACCACGACGCAGACGCCAACGCCTTCATGATCGCCGTCCTCACGATGGGTCCGGACGACGAGCTCGTGGTCGCGGGCGTGCCGCTGTCGGCCATAGCGAAGGCGTCGCTGATCGAGTCTCTCCGTGCCAAGGCGGACCAGCGGGCGACGGCGGCCGCGGTGAAGAAGGTGGCCCGGCCCAAGATCATCGGCAAGACCTGCGCGAACGGGCGCTGCAAGGTCAAGCTCCAGTGGCCGAAGACGCCGGGCATCTACGGGGCGACGATCGCGGTCGGCCACAAGGCGACCGGGAAGGCCGACGGCTACGCGCTCGCCGCGGTGGTCCTGCCGCGCGTGACGGTGCCGAAGGCGCTGCCGACGTGCGTCACGCTCGGCCAGCGCGCCGCGACCAACAGCGTGAAGCTCGGCGTGTCGCCGGCCACGAAGGTGACGTGGACGCTGAGCGCCGCCGCCAAGCAGCCGCGGGAGCCGCGCGGGTGCGCCGACAGCAGGCGGTGGCCGACGCTGAAGGCGTCCTCGAAGACGCTGGCGAGCGGCGTGGTGGCCGGCGGCAGCCCGTCGCGGACGACCTCGATGGCCAAGATCCTCAACAAGGTGCGGCTGGCGAAGCTGAAGCCGGGCTTCTACCGGGTGCGGTTCGGCGCCACCTCGGCGGGCATGCGGTCGGCGCCGCTGGACTGGTGGATCCAGGTCCTGCCCCGCGAAGCGGCCGCGGGGTCGTAG